In a single window of the Coprothermobacter proteolyticus DSM 5265 genome:
- a CDS encoding ligand-binding sensor domain-containing protein — MVKGGSLSKKVLSSLLIIALLTLCCPWFVSENSKAAAATYLYPKTLATDGEKLYVATDQGLLVWNGKVFSEVKPPHLPSVKITTVNADPSTSLIVGTDNGAAYPFRQSYWRVVTTGDGLPASSVTAAANCKNQIFIGTPNGLAVYTKNSTNRPIIYQYPELPHNNVTSLVCSGDQAFVGTMSGIMRITGNNAYYISPVSTTKMLVSGGKLWVASSQGLFQFDLQGRLLKRWDVNSGLYSSNIKALAASEDSVYVYDGKNIVRIGDMKKFPVSVTIYDMVYMKGQFFLATPNGLFSTYDFLDYVNVFKAQSYLQDAFYSGTHLVELRNNIVLIDGRPANISGVVKAYQGDWVTVVTSNQVYLVNPSSLSRYTVKSDAFFEIAPHSIQSAYYCASSGMLYLASYGQLYAIHRTSGTFQKTAIPLYGIKSLWSDGKFVYLLADRGWIIADSWGKVIRSGTWNFYVRDVTFSDKLIFIATDQGVKYGSSLWSGFRNYASLDALRLFSPANSKNLWASTTKGLVKMGTEPIYYNWGNGLLALPDNMLSDTSSLKLFIGGKIYQWQPSHMVDWLGSIGKEEASKLQAAGILAGFHGKTYPTKTLTYQELAVFYARLKDIRPSNVSTNARADTWAKPYIAALEQKGFRLDLDYRLNAQRNIVQNWIPELSYLFRDSGALTRQKAVSSLYSLLPY, encoded by the coding sequence ATGGTTAAAGGTGGATCACTCTCTAAAAAGGTATTATCTTCTTTGCTCATTATTGCGCTACTGACATTGTGCTGCCCATGGTTTGTTTCTGAGAATTCAAAAGCTGCCGCTGCAACCTACTTGTATCCTAAAACGTTAGCTACTGACGGTGAAAAGCTCTATGTGGCAACAGACCAAGGTTTATTGGTTTGGAATGGCAAGGTCTTTTCCGAAGTTAAGCCACCTCATTTACCCTCAGTGAAAATTACAACAGTGAATGCAGATCCCTCCACGTCACTGATTGTGGGTACTGATAACGGTGCTGCATACCCATTCAGGCAAAGTTACTGGCGCGTGGTAACTACCGGCGATGGTTTACCAGCCTCTTCGGTTACAGCCGCAGCAAACTGCAAAAACCAAATTTTCATTGGCACTCCAAACGGTTTAGCTGTTTACACCAAAAACTCCACCAATCGTCCAATCATCTATCAATACCCCGAACTTCCCCATAACAATGTAACCTCCTTAGTATGCTCTGGCGATCAGGCATTTGTTGGAACGATGTCTGGCATTATGCGAATCACTGGAAATAATGCCTATTACATTTCTCCAGTCAGCACCACAAAAATGCTCGTAAGTGGCGGAAAGTTGTGGGTAGCTTCTTCTCAAGGCTTGTTCCAGTTTGACCTCCAAGGCAGGCTGCTAAAACGATGGGATGTAAATAGTGGCCTCTATTCCAGTAACATTAAAGCGCTGGCAGCCAGCGAAGACAGCGTCTATGTTTACGATGGGAAGAACATCGTACGTATAGGGGACATGAAAAAGTTTCCTGTTTCTGTCACTATCTACGACATGGTCTATATGAAAGGACAGTTTTTCTTGGCCACTCCAAATGGCCTTTTTTCCACCTACGACTTTTTGGATTACGTTAATGTTTTCAAAGCTCAATCTTACCTGCAAGATGCCTTTTACAGCGGTACGCACTTAGTTGAACTCAGAAACAACATCGTTCTCATAGATGGCAGGCCTGCGAACATTTCTGGCGTGGTAAAAGCATACCAAGGGGATTGGGTTACCGTGGTAACGTCAAACCAAGTTTATTTGGTGAATCCAAGCAGCTTGTCCCGTTACACTGTAAAATCAGATGCCTTCTTTGAAATAGCCCCTCACTCTATACAAAGTGCTTACTACTGCGCTTCCTCTGGAATGCTGTATTTGGCAAGTTATGGTCAACTTTACGCCATACACCGCACCAGTGGCACTTTTCAGAAAACAGCTATCCCTTTGTATGGTATCAAGTCGCTTTGGTCTGACGGGAAATTTGTGTACTTACTTGCAGACCGAGGTTGGATTATTGCAGATAGCTGGGGAAAAGTTATCCGGTCGGGGACATGGAACTTCTATGTCCGAGATGTAACCTTCTCAGACAAACTCATATTCATTGCTACAGACCAAGGGGTCAAGTATGGCTCCTCACTGTGGAGTGGTTTTCGCAATTATGCTTCTTTAGATGCATTAAGGCTCTTCTCACCTGCAAATAGTAAAAACTTGTGGGCTTCCACAACAAAGGGCTTGGTTAAGATGGGAACAGAACCAATTTATTACAACTGGGGCAATGGTCTTCTTGCTCTTCCAGACAACATGCTATCGGACACTAGTAGTTTAAAGCTCTTCATTGGAGGCAAAATCTACCAATGGCAACCCTCCCACATGGTGGACTGGCTTGGTAGCATAGGAAAAGAAGAGGCATCAAAGTTACAGGCAGCTGGCATTCTGGCAGGATTCCATGGAAAAACCTATCCCACAAAAACGCTTACTTATCAAGAACTGGCCGTGTTCTATGCACGATTAAAGGACATTAGGCCTTCTAACGTTTCTACAAACGCACGAGCAGATACCTGGGCAAAACCCTACATTGCAGCTTTGGAGCAGAAAGGCTTTCGATTGGACCTGGACTACAGGTTAAATGCGCAAAGAAATATTGTTCAAAACTGGATTCCTGAACTTTCCTATCTTTTTCGCGATAGTGGTGCGTTAACCAGACAAAAAGCCGTTAGTAGCCTATATTCCTTACTGCCGTATTAA
- a CDS encoding DUF2344 domain-containing protein, whose protein sequence is MAHAGLTIFFRKVDASAWLSYKDYVRHISYGLIRANLPLLYTEGFQERILLQTPSALPLGVSSLGEPFFIPTKEPLKIRAEELQPFFSSHEMPVLVLSYKLEPYLSVFQTPKGVLKLQLEKQGLKKVLDEQQLKPWEATKVGIEIISSGQTINLKALTD, encoded by the coding sequence ATGGCCCACGCTGGCTTGACCATATTCTTTAGAAAGGTGGACGCTAGTGCTTGGCTTTCTTACAAGGACTATGTTCGCCATATCTCCTATGGATTAATACGTGCAAACTTGCCACTCCTTTATACAGAAGGTTTCCAAGAACGCATCCTTCTGCAAACACCTTCTGCATTACCTTTGGGTGTAAGTTCACTGGGAGAACCCTTTTTCATTCCAACGAAGGAGCCATTAAAAATCAGAGCAGAGGAGCTGCAGCCATTCTTTTCTTCACACGAGATGCCCGTTCTAGTGCTCAGTTACAAATTGGAACCCTATCTATCAGTTTTTCAAACGCCTAAGGGCGTACTTAAGCTTCAACTGGAGAAACAGGGGCTGAAGAAAGTCCTAGATGAACAACAGCTTAAGCCATGGGAAGCAACGAAAGTTGGTATTGAAATCATAAGCAGTGGACAAACAATAAATCTGAAGGCCTTAACAGACTAA
- a CDS encoding aldehyde ferredoxin oxidoreductase family protein, with the protein MGYAGKLLRVNLSTGEIKTEQLDFALSRMFLGGRGLASKILYDEIDPKVDPLSPENKIIFAAGPLTGTNAPTGGRYMVITKGPLTGTIASSNSGGFFGAELKFAGYDMVIFEGKSDKPVYLSIHDEEVQLKDATQLWGKDVFETTDILANEFGDGKARVSCIGPAGENLVKFAGVMNDKHRAAGRTGVGAVMGSKNLKAIVVRGSGRPKPSSPDFMEVVRQKINIIKQNPVTGEGLPALGTKVLDNIINQSGAYPTRNFQESVFERTHEVSGEALVEKKYLKKNTACFACPIGCGRVITLPNGIDSEGPEYEAGWAYGADCGVDDLIAICEANHLCNKYGIDPISAGSTIACAMELYEKGYLPKEDLNKGPEPIFGSSEAIVYYTKAIAFREGLGDKLAEGSKRLSEMYGHPEFAMHVKGQELPAYDPRGVQGHGLQYATSNRGGCHVRGYMISPEVLGIPEKLDPQELNGKPEWVKTFQDLTAVIDSAGLCLFTSFALTADDYRDLVNADTGFNYTTEELMKVGERVWNLERLFNLKAGFTKADDTLPKRLLEQPVAEGPNKGAVHHLSELLPLYYQARGWNEDGVPTPEKLSELGLE; encoded by the coding sequence ATGGGTTATGCTGGGAAGCTACTCAGGGTTAACCTGAGCACAGGGGAAATAAAAACCGAGCAACTGGACTTCGCTTTATCGCGCATGTTTCTTGGGGGCAGAGGTTTGGCAAGCAAGATACTTTACGATGAAATTGACCCCAAGGTAGATCCACTTTCTCCAGAAAATAAGATCATTTTTGCTGCAGGTCCACTCACTGGGACAAATGCTCCCACAGGCGGACGTTATATGGTTATTACTAAGGGGCCACTTACTGGTACCATAGCTAGCAGCAACTCTGGGGGTTTCTTCGGAGCTGAGTTGAAGTTTGCAGGCTACGACATGGTCATATTTGAAGGTAAATCTGATAAGCCAGTTTACCTTTCCATACATGATGAAGAGGTTCAACTTAAGGATGCAACACAGTTGTGGGGCAAGGATGTATTTGAGACCACAGACATACTGGCAAATGAGTTTGGTGATGGTAAAGCTCGCGTTTCATGCATTGGCCCTGCCGGTGAAAACTTGGTTAAATTTGCGGGTGTTATGAACGATAAGCACCGTGCTGCTGGTAGAACAGGCGTTGGGGCTGTCATGGGAAGCAAGAACCTAAAAGCCATTGTGGTAAGAGGCAGTGGAAGGCCAAAACCAAGTAGCCCTGATTTTATGGAGGTAGTAAGACAAAAAATCAATATCATAAAACAAAATCCCGTAACTGGAGAAGGTTTACCAGCACTGGGTACTAAAGTACTTGACAACATTATCAACCAATCAGGTGCATACCCCACAAGAAATTTCCAGGAATCGGTTTTTGAGAGAACTCATGAAGTGTCTGGAGAAGCTTTGGTGGAAAAGAAGTACCTGAAAAAGAATACGGCATGCTTCGCCTGCCCCATCGGTTGCGGTCGTGTCATAACTCTGCCAAACGGTATTGACTCTGAAGGACCTGAATATGAAGCAGGCTGGGCCTATGGTGCAGATTGCGGTGTTGATGATCTGATCGCCATCTGTGAGGCAAATCATCTTTGCAATAAGTACGGCATTGATCCCATATCTGCTGGTTCTACCATTGCCTGTGCCATGGAGCTTTATGAGAAAGGTTATCTGCCCAAAGAAGACCTTAACAAAGGGCCTGAGCCCATATTCGGTAGCTCTGAAGCCATTGTGTACTATACAAAAGCCATAGCTTTTAGGGAAGGGCTAGGGGACAAGCTGGCTGAGGGTAGCAAACGACTTTCAGAAATGTACGGACATCCTGAATTTGCTATGCACGTAAAGGGACAGGAACTACCTGCTTACGATCCAAGAGGTGTTCAAGGACACGGTCTTCAGTACGCTACAAGTAACCGTGGTGGATGCCACGTCAGAGGTTACATGATCTCTCCCGAAGTCTTGGGTATTCCTGAAAAGTTGGATCCTCAGGAGCTCAACGGCAAGCCAGAATGGGTAAAGACCTTCCAAGATTTGACTGCGGTCATTGATTCTGCGGGATTGTGTCTGTTTACCTCGTTTGCACTTACAGCTGATGATTACAGGGACCTTGTAAATGCTGATACGGGTTTTAACTACACCACAGAAGAACTAATGAAAGTTGGCGAACGGGTTTGGAACTTAGAGCGTTTGTTTAACTTGAAGGCCGGATTTACCAAAGCTGACGATACACTACCGAAACGGCTTCTTGAGCAGCCTGTGGCAGAAGGACCCAATAAAGGAGCTGTGCATCACCTGTCTGAACTGCTACCACTTTATTACCAAGCGCGTGGCTGGAATGAAGATGGCGTTCCCACGCCGGAGAAACTAAGCGAGCTTGGTCTGGAGTAG
- a CDS encoding radical SAM protein, translating to MSMLSNAELYSVEKPSRYLGGEFNSIVKDWEKTLYKVALLYPDLYEVGMSYHGMQLFYFLINQEEDLLAERVFTPAIDTIKLLREKNLPLWSLENKRPLYEFDVIAVHFLTELGATNVLETLSLGQVPLMSSERTNNDPYVIAGGPAISNPSFFEPFLDAVFIGEADDVIDELVRFLAKAKQQCADRRETLSELAKVFPGIYVPALRNTAKEHHVIRESIFYPTKFIVPNVEAVQERAVVELARGCTRGCHFCHASSYYRPVRETPPHEVVELVKSIKQTTGFTEVGLLSLSTFDYSKLSEVVDLLSGEHLSMSLPSLRLDSLDTDLLKKVDPTRHLTLTFAPEAGSDQLRKKLNKPFSNEEILQAVDLLSKSGWSKFKFYFMVGLPEETEKDVLDIVSLLNEADTIAFKNNRRSRIHATVASFVPKPFTPFQWERQISPEETLEKYTLIQKHLKKQIDVSFRNPWFSLLEGVLSRSDSKVADLVLLAWKEGAIFDTSEQYGQHFLWQSAWEKLGMDPMEYLRARDIEEPLPWDHIKVGPSKDFLLLQREKSRKGLLTPDCRMSCLGCGVCGGDLWPTLA from the coding sequence ATGTCTATGCTTTCAAATGCTGAGCTTTATAGCGTGGAGAAACCTTCACGATATCTTGGTGGAGAATTTAACAGCATTGTTAAAGATTGGGAAAAGACACTTTACAAGGTGGCTTTACTTTATCCTGATCTTTATGAAGTAGGCATGTCATATCATGGGATGCAGCTCTTTTATTTCCTCATAAACCAAGAAGAGGATTTGTTGGCTGAGCGCGTGTTTACACCAGCAATAGACACCATAAAACTACTAAGAGAAAAGAACTTACCTTTGTGGTCCTTGGAGAACAAAAGACCACTATATGAGTTTGACGTAATTGCTGTGCATTTTCTCACAGAACTGGGAGCTACAAACGTATTGGAAACCCTTTCTTTGGGACAAGTTCCCCTTATGTCATCGGAACGTACAAATAATGATCCCTATGTCATAGCTGGTGGACCTGCCATAAGCAACCCGTCTTTCTTTGAACCATTCTTGGATGCAGTTTTCATAGGCGAAGCCGATGATGTCATTGATGAATTAGTAAGATTCTTAGCAAAGGCTAAGCAGCAATGTGCCGATAGAAGAGAAACGTTGTCTGAGCTCGCCAAAGTTTTTCCTGGCATCTATGTACCAGCGCTTAGAAACACCGCTAAGGAGCATCACGTAATTAGAGAGAGCATTTTCTACCCAACAAAGTTCATAGTTCCTAATGTGGAAGCTGTGCAGGAACGTGCAGTAGTGGAGTTAGCCCGTGGGTGTACTCGCGGTTGCCATTTCTGTCATGCCAGCTCCTACTACAGACCCGTAAGGGAGACTCCACCCCATGAAGTAGTGGAGCTTGTTAAAAGCATAAAACAAACAACGGGCTTTACTGAGGTAGGCCTACTGTCACTGTCCACCTTTGATTACTCCAAACTAAGCGAAGTGGTAGACCTTTTATCTGGTGAACATTTGAGCATGAGCCTACCTTCGTTAAGGCTTGATTCTTTGGATACAGACCTTCTTAAAAAAGTGGATCCAACTAGACATCTGACCCTGACTTTCGCACCAGAAGCCGGCTCTGACCAGCTTAGGAAAAAACTAAACAAACCATTTAGCAATGAAGAAATCCTTCAAGCCGTGGATCTTCTTTCTAAAAGCGGGTGGAGCAAGTTCAAGTTTTATTTCATGGTCGGTCTACCTGAAGAAACCGAAAAAGATGTGCTCGACATTGTGTCACTGCTTAATGAAGCTGACACCATTGCCTTCAAGAACAATAGGAGAAGCCGCATACATGCCACAGTGGCTTCCTTTGTTCCTAAACCCTTTACACCGTTCCAGTGGGAACGTCAAATATCACCTGAAGAAACGCTCGAGAAATATACCCTTATTCAGAAACACTTGAAGAAACAGATTGATGTTTCGTTCAGGAACCCGTGGTTTTCACTCCTTGAAGGAGTGCTCTCCAGAAGCGACTCAAAAGTGGCTGATTTGGTGCTTTTAGCATGGAAAGAAGGAGCCATATTCGATACTTCTGAGCAGTACGGTCAACATTTCCTTTGGCAGTCAGCATGGGAAAAGCTGGGCATGGATCCCATGGAGTACTTAAGAGCCAGAGATATAGAAGAACCTCTGCCTTGGGATCACATAAAGGTTGGACCATCTAAGGATTTTCTTTTGCTCCAAAGAGAAAAAAGTAGAAAGGGACTCCTAACTCCTGACTGCCGCATGAGTTGTTTGGGATGCGGAGTTTGTGGTGGTGATTTATGGCCCACGCTGGCTTGA
- the hydF gene encoding [FeFe] hydrogenase H-cluster maturation GTPase HydF, with protein sequence MTSLNEGLIPHTAFRKHIAIVGRRNVGKSSLINAIAGQDIALVSDVPGTTTDPVYKTLEVKPLGPVTLIDTPGLDDEGLLGQKRVERAKRALYKADAAILVVDDKPGAFEDFIVSLLRNLSIPFVIAVNKSDVTEDTKTLVKDYEPFNVPVVKVAAAQGKNISELIQVLSSLLPDEEEKPLVAHLLGQNKTAVLVIPVDKAAPKGRLIMPQVEAIRDIIDHGGIAVVTRPPELKETLEKLQYNVDLVVTDSQVIIDVDKVVPPQIPLTTFSILEAANKSDLTLFLEGINALQKLHDGDCVAVVEACSHVPTCDDIGRVKIPRWIEEKLHIKLQYKFFAGKEFPEASSLQGCKLIIHCGGCVLTRNMFMRRMQLAKRLDLPVVNYGMLISYLHGSLEKAIKPLLAFSYPPATGGNTATLPGSSGV encoded by the coding sequence ATGACCAGCCTAAACGAAGGACTCATACCCCACACGGCTTTTAGAAAACACATTGCCATTGTGGGCAGACGTAACGTTGGGAAATCTTCGCTCATCAATGCCATTGCAGGGCAAGATATTGCTCTCGTGAGTGATGTTCCTGGTACCACCACCGACCCAGTTTACAAGACCCTTGAGGTCAAACCACTGGGTCCAGTAACACTCATTGACACGCCTGGTTTAGACGACGAAGGGCTGCTGGGGCAAAAACGCGTAGAACGGGCAAAAAGAGCTTTATATAAAGCTGACGCAGCCATACTGGTGGTAGATGACAAGCCTGGGGCTTTCGAAGATTTCATAGTGAGTCTGCTAAGGAACCTGAGCATTCCTTTTGTCATAGCCGTAAATAAAAGCGATGTAACAGAAGACACAAAGACCCTTGTAAAGGACTATGAACCTTTTAACGTGCCTGTGGTGAAGGTGGCTGCCGCACAAGGGAAAAACATATCAGAGCTCATTCAAGTACTCAGCTCCCTTTTACCTGATGAAGAAGAAAAGCCTCTTGTAGCACATTTACTAGGTCAAAATAAAACTGCCGTTCTCGTAATTCCAGTAGATAAAGCTGCACCCAAAGGAAGACTCATCATGCCGCAGGTAGAAGCCATCCGAGACATTATTGACCACGGTGGGATTGCCGTGGTAACGCGTCCGCCTGAGCTCAAAGAAACTCTGGAAAAACTGCAGTACAACGTGGACCTAGTGGTCACCGACTCTCAAGTTATCATAGACGTGGACAAGGTGGTTCCACCGCAGATTCCATTGACTACCTTTTCCATTCTGGAAGCAGCAAACAAAAGTGATTTAACATTGTTCTTGGAAGGCATAAACGCTTTACAAAAGCTGCATGATGGTGACTGCGTGGCTGTTGTAGAAGCTTGCTCGCACGTTCCCACATGCGACGACATAGGCAGAGTAAAAATACCTAGGTGGATTGAAGAAAAGTTGCATATAAAGCTGCAATACAAATTTTTCGCTGGTAAGGAGTTTCCTGAAGCAAGTAGCTTACAAGGTTGCAAGCTCATCATTCATTGTGGTGGATGCGTGCTCACCAGGAATATGTTCATGAGACGCATGCAACTAGCTAAACGTTTAGACCTGCCAGTAGTGAATTACGGTATGCTCATTTCCTATCTGCATGGGTCATTGGAGAAAGCCATAAAACCGCTTTTAGCCTTTAGTTACCCGCCCGCGACAGGCGGAAACACAGCTACTTTACCAGGCTCTAGTGGCGTATGA
- the ligA gene encoding NAD-dependent DNA ligase LigA — protein MTREEAKKRIERLRELIEYHNYRYYVLDSPEISDEEYDKLYRELVTLEKQFPEFITPDSPTQRVGAPPAKEFATVTHEVPMLSLDNAFTEDEIKAFDQRVRSALNQQHVEYFCEHKLDGLAVSLLYENGLFVRGSTRGNGYVGEDVTANLKTIKTIPLRLKGENIPPVVEIRGEAFMMLRDFEALNEQRQALGQPLFANPRNAAAGSIRQLDSSITAQRKLYFMPYGFGLVQGMDFETQERFLKQCQEWGFRINEHNRKASSIEEALEFIRYWTEHRVELPFPADGVVIKVNNLRYWDILGTTAHAPRYAIAYKFPAEEKETKLKDVVFQVGRTGIITPVAMLEPVVLDGATVSRATLHNFDIVRQLDVRKGDVVKLKRAGMVIPEIIGVAAEKRTGKEEQIEPPTTCPVCGGPTEWDGAYLKCVNITCPAQLKGHLLHWASRDAMDIDGLGESIIENLVDMGLVKNIADLYKLSVQDLLTLPRLAQRSATKLYENIQRSKDRPFFRVLYGLGIPRVGLKTAQMLAEHFGSINALLNATMDELTSIEGIGTDTAETILKALQSPQVHELIDQLKTLGLKMEQESIEGPLKGLTFVFTGTLTSMSRGDAAKLVQSLGGKVASSVSKNVDYVVVGEDPGSKLDKAQKLGLTIIDEEAFLKMVKREHNG, from the coding sequence ATGACGCGGGAAGAAGCGAAGAAGAGAATAGAACGGTTAAGAGAACTTATTGAGTACCACAACTACCGTTATTACGTACTGGATAGCCCTGAAATCAGCGATGAAGAATACGACAAACTTTACCGTGAACTGGTGACACTAGAAAAACAATTTCCAGAGTTTATTACACCCGATAGCCCCACTCAGCGCGTAGGTGCTCCTCCGGCCAAGGAATTCGCCACTGTAACCCATGAAGTCCCCATGCTTTCCTTGGACAATGCCTTCACAGAAGATGAAATAAAGGCTTTTGATCAGCGTGTTCGGAGCGCACTGAACCAGCAACATGTAGAGTATTTTTGTGAGCACAAATTAGACGGCTTGGCTGTGAGCCTTTTGTATGAAAATGGCCTCTTTGTCAGAGGTAGTACCCGTGGCAACGGTTATGTGGGTGAGGACGTTACGGCGAACTTGAAAACCATAAAAACCATTCCATTAAGGTTAAAAGGTGAAAACATTCCACCCGTAGTAGAAATTCGCGGCGAGGCTTTCATGATGCTAAGGGATTTTGAAGCGCTTAACGAACAAAGGCAAGCTTTAGGACAACCTTTGTTTGCCAACCCAAGGAATGCAGCAGCTGGTTCAATCAGACAGCTCGATTCATCCATAACTGCCCAGCGCAAACTGTACTTCATGCCTTATGGTTTTGGTCTGGTCCAGGGCATGGATTTTGAAACCCAAGAGCGCTTCCTCAAGCAGTGCCAGGAATGGGGATTCAGAATAAATGAACACAACAGGAAAGCATCTTCTATTGAAGAGGCATTAGAGTTTATCCGCTATTGGACTGAACACAGGGTTGAACTTCCGTTTCCTGCTGATGGGGTTGTCATAAAAGTGAATAACCTAAGGTACTGGGATATTTTGGGCACCACAGCTCATGCTCCGCGTTACGCCATTGCCTACAAGTTTCCAGCCGAGGAAAAGGAAACTAAGCTAAAGGACGTCGTTTTCCAGGTAGGTAGAACTGGCATCATAACACCTGTGGCTATGCTTGAACCAGTGGTTTTGGACGGAGCTACTGTAAGCAGAGCCACACTTCACAACTTCGACATAGTAAGACAGTTGGACGTAAGAAAAGGTGACGTAGTGAAACTCAAACGTGCTGGCATGGTCATACCAGAAATCATAGGCGTCGCCGCAGAAAAGAGAACGGGTAAGGAAGAGCAAATTGAGCCTCCTACTACTTGCCCCGTCTGTGGAGGCCCCACAGAATGGGACGGAGCATATCTAAAATGTGTAAACATTACGTGTCCTGCTCAGCTAAAAGGACACCTGCTTCACTGGGCTTCCCGTGATGCCATGGACATCGATGGATTGGGAGAAAGCATTATTGAGAACCTCGTTGACATGGGGCTAGTCAAAAACATTGCTGATTTGTACAAGCTGAGCGTACAGGATTTACTCACGCTGCCTCGATTGGCTCAGCGCTCTGCCACAAAGCTTTATGAGAATATACAGCGATCCAAAGACAGACCGTTTTTTAGAGTGCTTTATGGTTTGGGCATACCGCGTGTTGGACTAAAGACAGCACAAATGCTTGCGGAACATTTTGGTTCCATAAATGCCCTACTAAATGCAACCATGGATGAGCTTACAAGCATTGAAGGGATCGGCACAGATACCGCAGAAACCATCTTAAAAGCACTGCAGAGCCCTCAGGTTCATGAGCTCATCGACCAGCTCAAAACTTTGGGACTAAAAATGGAGCAAGAATCAATAGAAGGGCCTCTTAAGGGACTCACCTTCGTGTTTACCGGAACATTAACAAGCATGAGCCGAGGGGACGCAGCTAAATTGGTTCAGTCATTGGGCGGCAAAGTAGCTTCCAGCGTATCGAAAAACGTGGATTACGTGGTCGTAGGTGAAGACCCGGGTTCAAAACTGGATAAGGCACAGAAATTGGGTTTGACTATAATCGATGAAGAGGCATTTTTGAAAATGGTGAAAAGAGAACATAATGGTTAA
- a CDS encoding MoaD/ThiS family protein → MVWSRMKLEVEFFATLRLKLPKPTYEVDMPEGSTVKDLMRELDRITGQPVSEELFRGDEVIPGTVLLLNGKNILHLNGIHTPLEPGKVAVFPPVAGG, encoded by the coding sequence TTGGTCTGGAGTAGGATGAAGCTCGAAGTAGAGTTTTTTGCAACGCTCAGGCTAAAACTACCGAAGCCTACATACGAAGTGGACATGCCAGAGGGGTCCACTGTTAAAGACTTAATGCGAGAATTGGATAGAATAACGGGTCAACCTGTAAGTGAAGAACTGTTCCGGGGAGACGAAGTTATCCCCGGAACAGTTCTGCTTTTGAACGGTAAGAACATTCTTCATTTGAATGGCATTCATACGCCACTAGAGCCTGGTAAAGTAGCTGTGTTTCCGCCTGTCGCGGGCGGGTAA
- the hydE gene encoding [FeFe] hydrogenase H-cluster radical SAM maturase HydE, producing the protein MYEDILTRILNHPDSVTLEQVAFVLSNEELTPKLFAKADEVRRKYLGTEVFLRGIIEFSNYCSSNCLYCGIRAQNKHVHRYRMTPQEIVDRAQIISAQGIKTVVLQSGEDPFYTKETLGDIISAIQSLGLTITLSLGERSFDEYSYWKALGADRYLMRHETADEELYEKLHPGDKLENRKAHLLELKRLGYEVGAGSMVGLPGQDDFALAKDILFTYELDADMIGIGPFIPHPDTPLRDAPQGTLEKTLKMVALTRLFLPDANIPATTALGSIHPQGRQMALKCGANVIMPNFTPSPYRAEYVLYPNKICVMENDVACGECTKALVKSAGYTVSLSHGYRKRRIKEQQ; encoded by the coding sequence GTGTACGAAGATATTTTGACGAGAATTCTCAACCATCCTGACAGCGTCACATTGGAACAGGTAGCTTTCGTCTTGTCAAACGAAGAACTAACACCAAAGCTCTTTGCAAAAGCTGATGAGGTCCGAAGGAAATACCTGGGAACAGAAGTCTTTCTCAGGGGCATTATAGAATTCTCCAACTACTGCTCCAGCAACTGTCTTTACTGTGGCATACGAGCACAGAACAAGCATGTACACAGATACCGGATGACCCCCCAAGAAATCGTTGACAGAGCACAAATCATAAGCGCACAAGGTATAAAAACCGTAGTGCTTCAATCGGGAGAAGACCCTTTCTACACAAAAGAGACGCTCGGTGACATCATAAGTGCCATTCAATCCCTTGGTTTAACCATTACGTTGAGCTTAGGGGAAAGATCTTTCGACGAATACAGCTATTGGAAAGCGTTGGGAGCTGATCGTTATCTGATGCGACATGAGACAGCCGATGAAGAGCTTTATGAAAAACTCCATCCAGGTGACAAATTGGAAAACAGAAAAGCGCACTTACTGGAACTTAAAAGATTAGGTTATGAAGTCGGTGCAGGTTCCATGGTAGGCTTGCCAGGTCAAGACGACTTTGCTCTGGCAAAAGACATCCTGTTCACATACGAGTTGGATGCCGACATGATTGGCATTGGTCCGTTCATTCCACACCCTGATACACCTCTTAGAGATGCGCCGCAAGGGACACTGGAAAAAACATTGAAAATGGTAGCGCTGACAAGACTCTTCCTGCCTGATGCTAACATACCAGCCACCACAGCTTTGGGCAGTATCCACCCACAAGGCAGGCAAATGGCACTAAAGTGTGGAGCGAATGTTATCATGCCTAACTTCACCCCTTCACCTTACCGAGCAGAGTACGTACTTTATCCAAACAAAATATGTGTTATGGAAAACGACGTGGCCTGCGGCGAATGCACAAAAGCCCTCGTAAAATCTGCTGGATACACGGTAAGCTTAAGCCACGGTTACCGCAAAAGGAGGATTAAAGAACAGCAATGA